One Persicobacter psychrovividus DNA window includes the following coding sequences:
- the fusA gene encoding elongation factor G, whose amino-acid sequence MAKDLTFLRNIGIMAHVDAGKTTTTERILYYTGLSHKIGEVHDGAATMDWMEQEQERGITITSAATQTNWHYPTDKGTHVKGLTKPYTVNIIDTPGHVDFTVEVERSLRVLDGAVALFCASSGVEPQSETVWRQADKYHVPRICFVNKMDRAGANFLGTVQEIIDKLGGNPVPLQLPIGAEDTFTGVVDLIKNKAIIWNEDDMGMTYVEQEVPEDMLEEVAEWRQKLVEAVAEYDEELLEKFFEDADSITEEEMMVAIRAAVIDMSMQPVMCGSAFKNKGVQAVLDAVCSFLPSPLDLPAIQGINPDTDEEVTRNATIEDPFAALAFKIATDPFVGRLCFFRVYSGKLNAGSYVLNTRTGKKERISRLMQMHSNKQNPIDVVEAGDICAGVGFKDIKTGDSLVDEKNPIVLEEMTFPEPVIGIAIEPKSKADVDKLGMALGKLIEEDPTLRVNTDEETGQTVLRGMGELHLEIILDRLKREFKVEVNEGAPQVAYREHITTGVEHREVYKKQSGGRGKFADIVFELKPREDGKDGLEFVNQIVGGAIPREFIPAVQKGFESSMVNGPLAGFPVEAMTVRLFHGSFHDVDSDSLSFELAARMGFREAAKLAKPQILEPIMAVEVVTPEDYTGPVTGDLNRRRGIMKGMDSKGTASVIKADVPLSELFGYVTDLRTITSGRGSASLTFSHYDPVPNNLAKDIIAEAKGE is encoded by the coding sequence ATGGCTAAGGATTTAACTTTCCTGCGTAATATCGGTATCATGGCTCACGTCGATGCTGGTAAAACCACAACTACTGAGCGTATCCTTTACTACACTGGATTGTCTCACAAAATTGGTGAAGTTCACGATGGTGCTGCTACCATGGACTGGATGGAGCAAGAGCAAGAGCGTGGTATCACGATTACTTCTGCTGCTACCCAAACTAACTGGCATTACCCAACGGATAAAGGTACTCACGTAAAAGGTTTGACTAAACCTTATACTGTGAACATTATCGATACTCCAGGTCACGTTGACTTTACTGTAGAAGTAGAGCGTTCGTTGCGTGTATTGGATGGTGCTGTAGCATTGTTCTGTGCATCTTCTGGTGTAGAGCCTCAGTCTGAGACAGTATGGCGTCAAGCAGATAAGTACCATGTTCCACGTATCTGTTTTGTTAACAAAATGGACCGTGCTGGTGCTAACTTCTTGGGAACTGTTCAAGAAATTATCGACAAATTGGGAGGTAATCCAGTGCCGTTGCAATTGCCAATCGGTGCTGAAGATACTTTTACTGGTGTTGTTGATTTGATCAAAAACAAAGCAATTATCTGGAACGAAGACGACATGGGTATGACTTATGTTGAGCAAGAAGTTCCTGAAGATATGCTTGAAGAGGTTGCTGAGTGGAGACAGAAATTGGTTGAAGCAGTAGCTGAGTATGATGAGGAGTTGTTGGAGAAATTCTTCGAGGACGCTGATTCAATTACTGAAGAAGAAATGATGGTGGCTATTCGTGCAGCTGTAATTGACATGTCAATGCAGCCTGTAATGTGTGGTTCAGCATTTAAAAATAAAGGTGTACAGGCAGTGTTGGATGCTGTATGTTCATTCTTGCCTTCTCCATTAGACTTGCCTGCAATTCAAGGTATCAATCCTGATACTGATGAAGAGGTTACGCGTAATGCGACTATCGAAGATCCATTTGCTGCATTGGCATTTAAGATCGCAACTGACCCATTTGTAGGTCGTTTGTGTTTCTTCCGTGTTTATTCAGGGAAATTGAATGCTGGTTCTTATGTATTGAATACGCGTACTGGTAAAAAAGAGCGTATCTCTCGTTTGATGCAAATGCACTCAAATAAGCAAAATCCGATTGATGTAGTAGAAGCTGGTGACATCTGTGCAGGTGTTGGTTTCAAAGATATCAAAACAGGTGACTCTTTGGTTGATGAAAAGAATCCAATCGTATTGGAGGAAATGACTTTCCCTGAGCCTGTAATCGGTATTGCTATTGAGCCTAAGTCAAAAGCTGACGTTGATAAGTTGGGTATGGCTTTGGGTAAATTGATTGAAGAAGATCCTACATTGCGTGTAAATACTGACGAGGAAACTGGTCAAACTGTATTGCGTGGTATGGGTGAGTTGCACTTGGAAATTATCCTTGATCGTTTGAAACGCGAGTTCAAAGTAGAGGTTAATGAAGGTGCTCCTCAGGTAGCTTACCGTGAGCATATCACTACAGGTGTTGAGCACCGTGAGGTTTACAAAAAGCAGTCTGGTGGTCGTGGTAAATTTGCGGATATCGTATTCGAATTGAAGCCACGCGAAGATGGAAAAGACGGTCTTGAGTTCGTTAACCAAATCGTGGGTGGTGCTATTCCTCGTGAATTCATCCCAGCGGTACAAAAAGGTTTCGAATCTTCTATGGTTAATGGTCCATTGGCAGGTTTCCCTGTTGAGGCTATGACTGTTCGTTTGTTCCATGGTTCATTCCACGATGTCGATTCTGACTCTTTGTCTTTTGAATTGGCAGCACGTATGGGATTCCGTGAGGCGGCTAAATTAGCTAAACCACAAATCTTGGAGCCAATCATGGCAGTTGAGGTAGTTACTCCAGAGGATTATACTGGTCCTGTAACAGGTGACT
- the rpsG gene encoding 30S ribosomal protein S7, with the protein MRKAKPKKRYILPDPKFQDTLVTKFVNYLMQDGKKSIAYNIFYDAIDLVEERVGENGLEVWKKALNNVMPAVEVKSRRVGGATFQVPMEVRPSRKTYLGIKWMIRYSRSRGEKTMKERLAGEIIAASKGEGAAVKKKDDTHRMAEANKAFSHFRF; encoded by the coding sequence ATGAGAAAGGCTAAACCAAAAAAGCGGTATATTCTTCCTGATCCAAAGTTTCAAGATACTTTGGTAACTAAGTTTGTAAACTATCTTATGCAAGATGGGAAGAAGAGTATTGCCTATAATATTTTTTACGACGCGATCGATCTAGTAGAAGAGCGCGTGGGTGAGAACGGTCTTGAGGTTTGGAAAAAGGCTTTGAATAATGTAATGCCAGCTGTCGAGGTGAAATCTCGTCGTGTAGGTGGTGCTACATTCCAAGTGCCGATGGAAGTTCGACCTAGCCGTAAGACTTACTTGGGAATCAAATGGATGATTCGTTATTCGCGTTCACGTGGTGAAAAAACCATGAAAGAACGTTTGGCTGGGGAGATCATTGCTGCTTCCAAAGGCGAAGGTGCAGCTGTGAAGAAGAAAGATGATACACACCGCATGGCGGAGGCTAATAAAGCATTCTCTCACTTTAGATTCTAA
- the rpsL gene encoding 30S ribosomal protein S12, whose product MPTIQQLVRKGRKSLVDKSKSPALDSCPQRRGVCTRVYTTTPKKPNSAMRKVARVRLTNGKEVNAYIGGEGHNLQEHSIVLIRGGRVKDLPGVRYHVVRGALDTAGVGGRLQARSKYGAKRPKDKK is encoded by the coding sequence ATGCCTACTATTCAGCAATTAGTACGCAAGGGCAGAAAAAGCTTGGTTGATAAGTCTAAATCACCTGCTTTGGATTCTTGTCCACAACGTCGAGGAGTATGTACGCGTGTTTACACGACTACTCCTAAAAAACCAAACTCAGCGATGCGTAAAGTAGCTCGTGTGCGTTTGACAAATGGTAAAGAGGTGAATGCCTACATCGGTGGTGAAGGTCACAACTTGCAAGAGCACTCAATCGTGTTGATTCGTGGTGGTCGTGTAAAGGATCTTCCTGGGGTTCGTTATCACGTAGTTCGTGGTGCATTGGATACTGCAGGTGTTGGTGGTCGTCTACAAGCTCGTTCTAAATACGGTGCGAAACGTCCTAAGGACAAAAAATAA
- a CDS encoding DUF3467 domain-containing protein, with translation MQNPEQDQKPQQGGKIDIELPEEMAEGVYANLAMIAHSNSEFVLDFIRIMPGVPKAKVKSRVVLTPEHAVRLLQALQDNIAKYEAMCGPIGQNNPSGDNNPYNFGGPVGEA, from the coding sequence ATGCAGAATCCAGAGCAAGATCAGAAGCCTCAGCAAGGTGGTAAAATTGATATCGAATTGCCAGAAGAAATGGCCGAGGGCGTTTACGCTAACTTAGCCATGATAGCTCACTCTAACAGTGAGTTTGTACTGGACTTTATTCGCATTATGCCAGGCGTGCCTAAAGCTAAAGTGAAATCAAGGGTGGTGTTAACTCCAGAGCATGCGGTACGGTTATTGCAGGCTTTGCAAGATAATATTGCTAAGTATGAGGCAATGTGTGGGCCGATTGGTCAAAATAACCCTTCAGGTGATAATAACCCCTATAATTTTGGGGGACCAGTAGGGGAAGCTTAA